The following proteins are co-located in the Castanea sativa cultivar Marrone di Chiusa Pesio chromosome 8, ASM4071231v1 genome:
- the LOC142605897 gene encoding uncharacterized protein LOC142605897 encodes MENAIVDLLIDADTRSWNSSVIDGLLAPNEVALSENKSGVGVAIWDCRGQMIASLSQVLPQAYDAMEIEAIAAHRALVFGQEVGISEAVLEGDCQAVMQALKNEGRNLASVRPLILDALSQSGTYTKLLYSHTKREGNKLAHSLARHAINVDDYVVWIEDVPPPLISLYQGDLAKLSLRQ; translated from the exons ATGGAAAATGCAATAGTGGACTTGTTGATAGATGCTGATACACGGTCTTGGAATTCAAGTGTCATTGATGGTTTATTGGCCCCAAATGAAGTTGCCTTG TCAGAGAATAAGAGTGGAGTGGGTGTGGCTATTTGGGACTGCAGAGGGCAGATGATAGCGTCATTATCACAAGTTCTGCCACAAGCCTATGATGCTATGGAGATAGAGGCAATAGCAGCACACCGTGCCTTGGTGTTTGGACAAGAGGTTGGAATAAGTGAAGCTGTGTTGGAGGGTGATTGTCAAGCTGTCATGCAAGCCTTAAAGAATGAAGGGCGTAACTTAGCATCAGTGAGGCCCCTCATCCTTGATGCTCTTAGCCAGTCAGGCACCTATACTAAATTACTTTACTCTCATACTAAGAGAGAAGGTAATAAACTTGCCCATAGTTTAGCCCGGCATGCTATTAATGTCGATGACTATGTAGTGTGGATAGAGGATGTTCCACCACCTTTAATTTCCTTGTACCAAGGTGATTTAGCCAAACTTTCATTAAGACAATAA
- the LOC142608313 gene encoding uncharacterized protein LOC142608313, with amino-acid sequence MSTFVEDHNNKKRVRDGSVESSELDSPEVKRLRENLLDFLDDSDPNPTIQELDSLMKSFEEEISSSPVPVVDLTSDSSESQPDLGYLLEASDDELGLPPSSSEEVKNVVETELIRVSSDSSGIGEFWGFEDQIPSFDSFELGTGDGYNNSNAYVEFNGLFEYSDVYFDLSDFSDPTWRHETLPAQ; translated from the coding sequence ATGTCCACCTTTGTTGAAGACCACAATAACAAGAAGCGGGTACGAGATGGCTCGGTCGAGTCGTCCGAGTTAGACTCACCCGAGGTGAAGCGACTCAGAGAAAACCTTCTTGATTTTCTCGACGACTCGGATCCCAATCCCACGATTCAAGAGCTTGACTCGCTCATGAAGAGTTTCGAGGAAGAGATATCTTCTTCGCCGGTGCCGGTGGTTGACCTCACGTCAGATTCCAGCGAGTCTCAGCCGGATCTTGGGTACCTTTTAGAGGCTTCCGACGACGAGCTTGGCCTTCCACCTTCTTCGAGCGAGGAGGTTAAGAACGTGGTGGAGACTGAGTTGATCCGAGTCTCGTCCGACTCGTCTGGAATCGGCGAGTTTTGGGGGTTTGAGGACCAGATCCCGAGTTTTGATTCGTTCGAGTTGGGAACTGGGGATGGTTATAACAATAGTAACGCGTACGTGGAGTTTAACGGGCTGTTCGAGTATTCCGATGTCTATTTCGATTTGTCAGATTTCTCGGATCCCACGTGGCGGCATGAAACATTGCCGGCACagtag